One Bombina bombina isolate aBomBom1 chromosome 5, aBomBom1.pri, whole genome shotgun sequence DNA segment encodes these proteins:
- the LOC128661573 gene encoding E3 SUMO-protein ligase ZBED1-like, whose amino-acid sequence MVERFLEQQPAICATLLSPEVRKSESDLCTLNETDVSNAEDAVSALKPMKDATTLMSEERNPTVSLIAPLNAQLLQNMTDTMGDTPMIHEIKNAIKTDLLKRYSSEAEKKILYTASALDPRFKGLPFILTEEERLEIYRGVTEEAASLEIECTSTVTSRRTNVDEVPLPEGKETLEEESPIEEDNPSPPKRKSTSLLMTLLGQSFTDTEGTIEPKTPYAKAEEEIEKYCKAPSLPLTEDPLNWWHVHEVIFPLLSHLSKRYLCIPGTSVSAERVFSTAGDVVTAKRSTLKPE is encoded by the exons atggtcgagaggttcctagaacagcaacctgcaatctgtgccacattgttgtctccagaagtcagaaaaagtgagtcagatctctgcactctcaacgaaacagatgtatcaaatgcagaggatgctgtgagtgcattaaagccaatgaaagatgcaaccacactgatgtcagaagagcgcaatccaactgtttctctcattgcccctctaaatgcacaactgctccagaacatgacagacaccatgggagacacacccatgatccatgagatcaagaatgccatcaaaacagatctcctgaagaggtacagcagtgaggcagagaagaagatactttatacagcctctgccctggatcctcgttttaagggactgccttttattctcacagaggaggagagattggagatatacagaggagtgactgaggaggctgcatccttggag attgagtgtactagtacagttacatctaggaggacaaacgtggatgaagtgccactgcctgagggaaaagaaactctggaagaagaatcacccatcgaggaggataacccttctcctcccaaaagaaagtccacatcgctgctcatgactttgctgggacagtctttcactgacactgaaggtacaatagaacccaagaccccctatgccaaggctgaagaggaaatagagaaatattgtaaagccccatctctgcctctcactgaagaccctttgaactggtggcatgtacatgaggtcatatttcccctcctctctcatttgtcaaagcgatacttgtgtatcccaggtacaagcgtgtctgcagagcgggttttctccactgcaggagatgtggtaacggcaaaaagaagcaccctcaaaccaga